The proteins below come from a single Agrobacterium vitis genomic window:
- the yacG gene encoding DNA gyrase inhibitor YacG, with protein sequence MSDEPEHTAKVAPLRKPLPCPECGHPSHREHYPFCSDRCRTQDLSRWLKGSYAIPVAEDESNPDDDGRF encoded by the coding sequence ATGAGTGACGAGCCAGAACATACTGCCAAGGTCGCACCCTTGCGCAAACCTCTTCCCTGCCCGGAATGCGGCCATCCATCCCACCGCGAACACTATCCCTTCTGCTCCGACCGCTGCCGCACCCAGGATCTGTCTCGCTGGCTGAAAGGCTCCTATGCCATTCCCGTGGCCGAAGACGAATCCAACCCGGATGACGACGGTCGATTCTGA
- a CDS encoding NAD-dependent epimerase/dehydratase family protein: protein MGKTILLTGATGFVGRQIHHALLDAGHSVVAVVRPQSSSVLATEGRAARVIETADVFAQSVDWWAAQCQGCDAVIHAAWYVEAGKYLDSPLNFHCVTGSLALAQGAARAGISHFIGLGTCVEYRLPSDHLTVDSPLEPKTLYAAAKLSTYQMLDRYFAGLGLGFSWCRIFYLYGEGEHPARLVPYLRQQLSQGLVAKLSKGTQWRDFLDVKEAGKMIAGVVDTGQTGAVNICSGKAVTIRALAERIADDYGRRDLLEFGTAEIHPTDPLAVVGVCNVAAIKPD, encoded by the coding sequence ATGGGCAAGACTATTCTGTTGACGGGAGCGACGGGCTTCGTCGGGAGGCAGATCCACCATGCTCTGCTGGACGCTGGGCATAGCGTGGTGGCTGTCGTGCGGCCACAATCCTCAAGCGTTCTTGCCACAGAGGGCCGTGCCGCGAGAGTGATCGAGACGGCGGATGTCTTTGCACAATCGGTCGATTGGTGGGCGGCCCAGTGCCAGGGCTGCGACGCGGTCATCCACGCCGCCTGGTATGTGGAGGCGGGGAAATACCTGGATTCGCCGCTGAATTTTCACTGCGTCACCGGCAGTTTGGCCCTGGCGCAGGGGGCAGCACGCGCTGGCATTTCCCATTTCATCGGCCTTGGCACCTGTGTCGAATATCGCTTGCCGTCGGACCACTTGACCGTGGATTCACCCCTTGAGCCGAAGACGCTTTATGCCGCTGCCAAGCTTTCCACCTACCAGATGTTGGACCGGTATTTCGCAGGCCTTGGCCTGGGGTTTTCCTGGTGCCGGATCTTTTATCTCTATGGGGAAGGCGAACATCCGGCCCGTCTTGTGCCTTATCTGAGGCAACAACTTTCGCAAGGGCTCGTTGCCAAGCTTTCCAAAGGCACACAATGGCGCGATTTTCTGGATGTGAAAGAGGCCGGAAAAATGATTGCTGGCGTTGTCGATACCGGACAGACCGGCGCGGTCAATATCTGTTCCGGCAAGGCGGTCACCATTCGGGCGCTGGCCGAACGCATTGCCGATGACTATGGCCGCCGCGACCTGCTGGAATTCGGCACGGCAGAGATCCATCCTACCGATCCCCTGGCGGTGGTTGGCGTGTGCAATGTTGCGGCGATCAAGCCTGACTGA
- a CDS encoding cephalosporin hydroxylase family protein: MNTVEDFKALVSRNIQSIGESKEFLDLSNRWIETCIPLGYMYNFSWLGRPIIQIPQDSYAIQEMIWSVKPDLVIETGIAHGGSLVMSASMLAMIDYCEAVEKGEMLDPKASRRKVLGIDIDIRAHNRAAIEAHPMSHKISMIEGSSVAPDIIAQVKDIARDYEKVMVFLDSNHTHEHVLQELELYAPLVSKGSYCAVWDTLVEDMPESMYPERPWGPGDNPRTAVWEYMRRLEQEGRTAADGAPLHLEYDHALEHKIAITVSRDGFLRRV, translated from the coding sequence ATGAATACTGTCGAAGATTTCAAGGCTTTGGTAAGCCGTAACATCCAGTCGATCGGCGAGAGCAAGGAATTCCTCGATTTGTCCAATCGCTGGATCGAGACATGCATACCGCTGGGCTATATGTATAATTTCAGCTGGCTCGGCCGGCCCATCATCCAGATCCCGCAGGACAGCTATGCTATCCAGGAGATGATCTGGTCGGTCAAACCGGATCTGGTGATCGAAACTGGCATAGCCCATGGCGGCTCGCTGGTGATGAGCGCCTCCATGCTGGCAATGATCGATTATTGCGAGGCCGTCGAAAAAGGCGAAATGCTGGACCCCAAGGCCAGCCGCCGCAAGGTGCTCGGCATCGACATCGACATCCGCGCCCATAACCGTGCCGCCATCGAGGCCCACCCCATGAGCCACAAGATCAGCATGATCGAGGGCTCTTCCGTCGCGCCTGATATCATCGCTCAGGTCAAGGATATCGCCAGGGACTATGAAAAGGTCATGGTTTTCCTCGATTCCAACCATACCCATGAGCACGTCTTGCAGGAACTGGAGCTTTACGCACCGCTTGTCTCCAAGGGCTCCTATTGCGCGGTCTGGGATACGCTGGTGGAGGACATGCCGGAAAGCATGTATCCCGAACGGCCCTGGGGTCCGGGCGACAATCCCAGAACCGCGGTCTGGGAATATATGCGACGCCTGGAGCAGGAAGGCCGTACGGCTGCCGATGGCGCGCCGCTGCACCTTGAATACGACCACGCGCTGGAGCACAAAATCGCCATCACCGTTTCACGCGATGGATTTCTGCGTCGGGTGTGA